A single Klebsiella variicola DNA region contains:
- the tesA gene encoding multifunctional acyl-CoA thioesterase I/protease I/lysophospholipase L1, whose translation MNFKYVFRWHVPFLFLFLFTCRAMAADTLLILGDSLSAGYRMAANAAWPALLNEKWQAKTPVVNASISGDTSQQGLARLPALLKQHQPRWVLVELGGNDGLRGFPPQQTEQTLRTIIKDIKAANAEPLLMQIHLPANYGRRYNEAFGAIYPALAKEFDIPLLPFFMEEVYLKPQWMQDDGIHPNRDAQPFIADWMANRLAPLVNHDS comes from the coding sequence ATGAACTTCAAGTATGTTTTCCGCTGGCATGTGCCTTTCCTGTTTTTGTTCCTGTTTACCTGCCGCGCAATGGCGGCGGACACGCTGCTGATCCTCGGCGACAGCCTGAGCGCTGGCTATCGAATGGCGGCCAACGCCGCCTGGCCTGCGCTGCTCAATGAGAAGTGGCAGGCGAAAACACCGGTGGTGAACGCCAGCATCAGCGGCGATACCTCGCAGCAGGGGCTGGCCCGCCTGCCAGCGCTGCTTAAGCAGCATCAGCCGCGCTGGGTGCTGGTTGAGCTCGGCGGCAATGACGGGCTGCGCGGTTTTCCGCCACAGCAGACCGAGCAAACACTGCGCACCATTATTAAAGATATCAAAGCGGCCAACGCCGAGCCGCTGCTGATGCAAATTCACCTGCCGGCGAACTATGGCCGCCGCTATAATGAAGCCTTCGGCGCGATTTACCCGGCCCTGGCCAAAGAGTTCGATATTCCTCTCCTGCCTTTTTTTATGGAGGAGGTCTATCTCAAACCGCAATGGATGCAGGACGACGGCATTCACCCAAATCGCGACGCGCAGCCGTTTATCGCCGACTGGATGGCGAACCGGCTGGCTCCCTTAGTTAATCATGACTCCTGA
- the ybbP gene encoding putative ABC transporter permease subunit YbbP: MIARWFWREWRSPSLLIVWLALSLAVACVLALGSISDRMEKGLSQQSREFMAGDRTLRSSREVPAEWIAQARKSGLTVGEQLSFATMTFAGDTPQLADVKAVDDRYPLYGTLETQPPGLKPQAGSVLLAPRLMALLNLKTGDTIDVGDATLRIAGEVIQEPDAGFNPFQMAPRLMMNMADVAKTGAVQPGSRVAWRYKFAGNVQQLADYEQWLLPKLGAEHRWTGLEQDDSALGKSLERSQQFLLLSALLTLLLAVAAIAVAMSHYCRSRYDLVAILKTLGAGRAQLRKLIVGQWLLLLTLSVISGGVVGLALERLLLLMLKPVLPAALPAASGWPWLWAIGATGVISLLVGLRPYRLLLATLPLRVLRQDVVANVWPLKHYIPVVCAVVVGGLAWLMGGSPLLWSVLAGAVVLALLCGLVGWGLLWLLKRLTLKALPLRLAVNRLLRQPWSTLSQLAAFSLSFMLLALLLVLRGDLLDRWQQQLPRESPNYFLINIAPEQIMPVKTFLAEHQTRAAEFYPIVRARLTQINGHSTDGNKDEALNRELNLTWSADRPDHNPLVAGNWPPKPGEVSIEEGLAQRLGVKIGDTVTFTGDTQDFSAKVSSVRKVDWESLRPNFFFIFPSGALDGQPQSWLTSFRWDNGPAMLTQLNREFPTVSLLDIGAILRQVGQVLSQVSRALEVMVGLVTACGVLLLLAQVQVGMRQRHQELVVWRTLGAGKSLLRATLWAEFALLGLVSGLVAAIGAEVALAMLQTKVFDFPWTPDWRLWVMLPLTGAVLLSLCGGGLGLRLLKGKALFRQFSQ; this comes from the coding sequence ATGATCGCCCGCTGGTTCTGGCGCGAATGGCGCTCGCCGTCGCTGCTGATCGTTTGGCTGGCGTTAAGCCTCGCCGTGGCCTGCGTGCTGGCCCTGGGGTCGATAAGCGATCGGATGGAGAAAGGCCTTAGCCAGCAAAGCCGTGAGTTTATGGCCGGCGACCGTACGCTGCGCAGTTCGCGCGAGGTACCCGCCGAGTGGATCGCGCAAGCGCGGAAGTCAGGGCTGACCGTCGGCGAGCAGCTGAGCTTCGCCACCATGACGTTCGCCGGTGATACGCCGCAGCTGGCGGACGTTAAGGCGGTGGACGACCGTTATCCGCTGTATGGCACCCTCGAGACGCAGCCGCCGGGGCTGAAGCCGCAGGCGGGGAGCGTGCTGCTGGCGCCAAGGCTGATGGCGCTCCTGAACCTGAAAACCGGCGATACGATTGACGTTGGCGATGCCACGCTGCGCATTGCCGGGGAAGTGATTCAGGAGCCGGATGCAGGGTTTAACCCCTTCCAGATGGCGCCGCGACTGATGATGAATATGGCTGACGTGGCAAAAACCGGGGCCGTGCAGCCCGGCAGTCGCGTCGCATGGCGCTATAAGTTCGCCGGTAACGTGCAACAGCTGGCGGATTATGAACAATGGCTGCTGCCGAAGCTCGGCGCGGAACATCGCTGGACTGGCCTTGAACAGGACGACAGCGCGCTGGGCAAATCCCTTGAGCGCTCGCAGCAATTCCTGCTGTTATCCGCGCTGTTGACGCTGCTGCTGGCCGTTGCCGCGATCGCCGTGGCGATGAGCCACTACTGCCGCAGTCGCTACGATCTGGTCGCAATTTTGAAGACGCTGGGCGCCGGGCGGGCGCAGCTGCGCAAGCTCATCGTCGGCCAGTGGCTGCTGCTGCTGACGCTGTCGGTAATAAGCGGCGGGGTCGTGGGCCTGGCGCTGGAGCGCCTGCTGCTGTTGATGCTCAAACCGGTGCTGCCCGCCGCACTACCCGCTGCCAGCGGTTGGCCGTGGCTGTGGGCTATCGGGGCGACAGGCGTCATTTCCCTGCTGGTGGGCCTGCGGCCGTATCGACTGCTGCTGGCGACCCTGCCGCTGCGAGTGCTGCGTCAGGATGTGGTGGCTAACGTCTGGCCGCTGAAACACTATATTCCTGTGGTCTGCGCGGTGGTGGTCGGCGGGCTGGCCTGGCTGATGGGCGGCAGCCCGCTGCTGTGGTCGGTGCTGGCCGGGGCGGTGGTGCTGGCGCTGCTGTGCGGCCTGGTGGGCTGGGGATTGCTGTGGCTGCTCAAACGCCTGACGCTCAAAGCCTTGCCGCTGCGTCTGGCGGTGAACCGCCTGCTGCGCCAGCCGTGGTCGACCCTCAGCCAGCTGGCGGCGTTTTCCCTGTCGTTTATGCTACTGGCGCTGCTGCTGGTGCTGCGCGGCGATCTGCTTGACCGCTGGCAGCAGCAGTTGCCCCGGGAAAGCCCGAACTACTTTCTGATCAATATTGCCCCTGAGCAGATAATGCCGGTGAAGACTTTCCTCGCCGAACACCAGACCCGGGCGGCGGAATTTTATCCGATCGTCCGGGCTCGTCTGACGCAGATCAACGGTCACTCCACGGACGGTAACAAAGATGAAGCGCTTAACCGGGAACTCAATCTGACCTGGAGCGCCGATCGTCCGGATCATAATCCGCTGGTGGCCGGCAACTGGCCGCCGAAGCCGGGCGAGGTATCGATTGAAGAGGGACTGGCGCAGCGGCTGGGGGTGAAGATCGGCGATACGGTGACCTTTACCGGCGATACTCAGGACTTCAGCGCGAAGGTCAGCAGCGTGCGCAAAGTTGACTGGGAGAGCCTGCGGCCCAACTTCTTCTTTATTTTCCCCTCCGGGGCGCTGGACGGGCAGCCGCAGAGCTGGCTCACCAGCTTCCGCTGGGATAACGGTCCCGCGATGTTGACCCAGTTGAACCGCGAGTTTCCCACCGTTAGCTTGTTGGATATCGGCGCCATCCTGCGTCAGGTCGGCCAGGTGCTCTCCCAGGTCAGCCGGGCGCTGGAGGTGATGGTGGGCCTGGTCACGGCCTGCGGCGTGCTGCTGTTGCTGGCGCAGGTCCAGGTCGGTATGCGCCAGCGGCATCAGGAGCTGGTGGTCTGGCGCACGCTGGGGGCCGGGAAATCGCTGCTGCGCGCCACGCTGTGGGCGGAGTTTGCCCTGCTGGGGCTGGTTTCCGGACTGGTGGCGGCGATAGGCGCGGAAGTGGCGCTGGCGATGCTGCAGACGAAAGTATTTGATTTCCCCTGGACGCCGGACTGGCGCTTGTGGGTGATGCTGCCGCTGACGGGAGCGGTGTTGTTATCTCTGTGCGGCGGCGGGCTGGGGCTGCGTTTGTTAAAGGGGAAAGCGTTGTTCCGTCAGTTTAGCCAGTAA
- the ybbA gene encoding putative ABC transporter ATP-binding protein YbbA, whose translation MPAENILEVHHLKKSVGQGEHQLSILTGVELVVKPRQTIALIGESGSGKSTLLAILAGLDDGSSGEVSMLGKPLHRMDEEARAALRAQHVGFVFQSFMLIPTLNALENVELPALLRGASDSESQGDARALLEQLGLGKRLHHLPAQLSGGEQQRVALARAFNGRPALLFADEPTGNLDRQTGDKIADLLFSLNREHGTTLILVTHDPLLAARCDRRLRLVDGQLREEA comes from the coding sequence ATGCCAGCGGAAAACATACTTGAAGTTCATCATCTTAAGAAGTCCGTCGGTCAGGGAGAGCATCAGCTCTCCATCCTTACCGGAGTTGAGCTGGTTGTCAAACCGCGGCAGACCATCGCCCTGATCGGCGAGTCAGGTTCCGGTAAATCGACCCTGCTGGCGATCCTCGCTGGCCTGGACGATGGCAGCAGCGGGGAAGTCTCGATGCTGGGCAAACCGCTGCATCGGATGGATGAGGAGGCGCGGGCGGCGCTGCGGGCGCAGCACGTTGGCTTTGTTTTTCAGTCGTTTATGCTGATCCCGACGCTCAACGCCCTGGAGAACGTCGAGCTGCCGGCGCTGCTGCGCGGCGCCAGCGACAGTGAGAGCCAGGGCGATGCCCGCGCGCTGCTTGAGCAGCTGGGGCTTGGCAAACGCCTGCACCACCTGCCGGCGCAGCTCTCCGGCGGCGAACAGCAGCGGGTGGCGCTGGCCCGGGCCTTCAACGGGCGCCCGGCCCTCCTGTTCGCCGATGAGCCCACCGGCAACCTCGATCGCCAGACCGGGGACAAAATTGCCGATCTGCTGTTCTCGCTTAATCGCGAACACGGCACCACCCTGATCCTCGTCACTCACGATCCGCTGCTGGCGGCGCGCTGCGACCGCCGTCTGCGCCTGGTGGATGGTCAGCTGCGGGAGGAAGCATGA
- a CDS encoding SDR family oxidoreductase translates to MTPERQGSLTGKVMQKTVLVTGCSSGIGLESALDLTRQGFRVLAACRKAEDVARMQELGLTGILLDLNDPQSVERAAAEVIALTDNRLYGLFNNAGYGVYGPLNTISRQQMEQQFSANFFGAHQLTMLLLPAMTPHGEGRIVMTSSVMGLIASPGRGAYAASKYALEAWSDALRMELRHSGIQVSLIEPGPIRTRFTDNVNQTQSDKPVENPGIAARFTLGPEAVVEKVRHAFTSDKPKLRYPVTLVTHAVALLKRLLPARAMDKIIHG, encoded by the coding sequence ATGACTCCTGAACGCCAGGGGTCGCTGACAGGTAAAGTTATGCAAAAAACGGTTTTAGTGACAGGCTGTTCCAGCGGAATTGGTCTGGAAAGCGCGCTGGATTTAACCCGCCAGGGCTTTCGCGTACTGGCGGCCTGCCGTAAAGCGGAGGATGTCGCGCGGATGCAGGAGCTGGGGCTAACCGGTATTTTGCTCGATCTGAATGACCCACAGAGCGTGGAGCGCGCGGCGGCGGAGGTGATTGCGCTGACCGATAATCGTCTCTATGGCCTGTTCAATAACGCCGGTTATGGCGTCTATGGCCCGCTGAACACCATCAGCCGCCAGCAGATGGAACAGCAGTTTTCCGCCAACTTTTTCGGCGCGCATCAACTGACCATGCTGCTGCTGCCGGCGATGACGCCGCACGGCGAAGGGCGCATCGTGATGACCTCCTCGGTGATGGGGCTTATCGCCAGTCCCGGTCGCGGGGCCTATGCCGCCAGTAAATACGCCCTCGAGGCGTGGTCCGATGCGCTACGCATGGAATTGCGCCACAGTGGTATTCAGGTCAGCCTGATTGAACCGGGCCCGATCCGCACCCGCTTTACCGATAACGTCAACCAGACGCAAAGCGATAAACCCGTAGAAAATCCGGGCATCGCCGCCCGCTTTACCCTCGGGCCGGAGGCGGTGGTGGAAAAAGTGCGCCACGCTTTTACCAGCGATAAGCCAAAGCTGCGCTACCCGGTCACTCTGGTGACTCACGCGGTGGCGCTGCTCAAACGCCTGCTGCCTGCCCGCGCGATGGACAAAATTATCCACGGCTGA